One window of the Cryptomeria japonica chromosome 7, Sugi_1.0, whole genome shotgun sequence genome contains the following:
- the LOC131064493 gene encoding cysteine-rich receptor-like protein kinase 2 has translation MPSPNINASLSWAVLYILLISAIPNFVLRSEADPQITEAGHGCSLINTTNPSALIENRKNAFSLLAENISSTGFATASSGNGTNKVYGLAQCRNDLSMEDCTHCYTAATEQIVKYCPSEIGARMIFDGCFLRYENYTFFDQAQDAGNSNVCISDASSRPKLFSETTQRLLAKVRSKALKNEGFATDEISANGLSTAIYGLAMCRRTLTTNSCDVCLQHATLLAERCFSLQDGRGLDAGCYLRYSTLPFYIISSSSSSPSKTVIILVGTLGAAALIAVLWVLFMFRHSLRKLYTKVPGRSQHEQAEVYFAAEEDNKWGHLFTYDSLRAATKNFDSIMKIGEGGFGQVYKGIFSDGREIAVKKLFVKQSARAFDEFVTEVKLISAARHRNLVRLLGCCTRGLEKLLVYELVPNMSLDKHLFANTAKPLSWKTRFEIILGTAHGLAYLNEECWLRILHRDIKAANILLDNEFQAKIADFGLAKLFPDDMTHLTTRVGGTVGYTAPEYAVHGQLTDKADVYSYGMLVLEIVSGRKYIDSKLPPPMELLLGWAWNLYEKNEVFRMVDRRLIEEPVLNKQEILKVIQIAFLCTQGEPELRPLMSKVVSMLTSSTEILTQPTRPAFIDDNSTSNGLDSADVGWMVASTVASSRATVSISLEAR, from the exons ATGCCAAGCCCAAATATAAACGCCAGTCTCTCATGGGCTGTCTTGTATATACTCTTAATTTCAGCCATACCCAATTTTGTTCTTCGTTCAGAAGCTGATCCCCAAATTACAGAGGCCGGTCATGGCTGTAGTCTTATTAATACTACAAACCCCAGCGCTTTGATTGAAAACCGCAAAAATGCTTTCTCCTTGCTCGCCGAAAACATATCTTCGACAGGCTTCGCTACGGCTTCATCTGGGAATGGCACAAATAAGGTATATGGGCTTGCCCAATGCAGAAACGACTTGTCAATGGAGGACTGTACTCACTGTTATACAGCGGCCACAGAACAGATTGTGAAATACTGTCCCTCTGAGATTGGGGCACGTATGATTTTCGACGGGTGTTTTTTGCGTTATGAGAATTACACTTTCTTTGATCAGGCACAGGATGCCGGAAATTCCAACGTGTGCATCTCTGACGCCTCCTCAAGGCCTAAACTTTTCAGCGAAACTACACAGAGGCTGCTAGCTAAGGTCAGATCCAAGGCTCTCAAAAACGAGGGTTTTGCCACTGATGAAATCAGTGCCAATGGATTATCGACGGCCATTTATGGACTGGCTATGTGCAGGCGGACTCTTACCACCAATAGCTGTGACGTTTGTCTTCAGCACGCTACCCTGCTCGCAGAACGCTGCTTTTCACTGCAGGATGGAAGGGGTCTCGACGCCGGCTGTTATTTGCGTTACTCTACCCTTCCTTTTTACATCATTTCctcttcttcct CAAGCCCTTCGAAGACTGTGATCATATTGGTGGGAACATTGGGAGCTGCAGCTCTCATTGCAGTATTGTGGGTGTTGTTTATGTTCAGGCACTCTTTACGAAAGTTATACACTAAAGTCCCCGGCCGCAGCCAGCATGAACAAGCAG AGGTATATTTTGCTGCGGAGGAAGACAATAAGTGGGGTCATTTATTTACCTACGATTCCCTTCGAGCTGCAACTAAAAACTTCGATTCAATTATGAAAATCGGGGAAGGAGGATTTGGACAAGTTTATAAG GGAATATTTAGCGATGGCCGGGAGATTGCAGTGAAGAAGCTTTTCGTAAAGCAGTCGGCGAGAGCGTTCGACGAATTTGTAACAGAAGTGAAGCTCATCAGTGCTGCTCGTCACCGTAATCTTGTTCGTTTGCTTGGTTGTTGCACACGAGGACTAGAGAAACTACTGGTTTACGAATTGGTGCCAAATATGAGCCTTGACAAACATCTCTTCG CGAATACGGCGAAACCGCTAAGCTGGAAAACACGATTTGAGATCATTTTGGGAACGGCACATGGACTTGCATATTTAAACGAAGAATGCTGGCTTAGAATCTTGCACAGGGATATCAAAGCTGCCAACATACTTCTGGATAATGAGTTTCAAGCCAAAATTGCAGATTTTGGACTGGCAAAGCTCTTTCCAGACGACATGACACATCTTACCACTAGAGTCGGTGGTACAGT AGGGTATACTGCACCAGAATATGCTGTTCACGGTCAGCTGACAGATAAGGCAGATGTGTACAGCTATGGCATGCTAGTTCTCGAAATTGTGAGCGGAAGAAAGTATATTGATTCTAAACTTCCACCACCGATGGAACTCCTTTTAGGATGG GCATGGAACCTATACGAGAAAAATGAGGTATTTAGAATGGTGGACCGAAGATTAATTGAAGAGCCGGTGTTGAATAAACAAGAGATATTAAAGGTAATCCAGATTGCTTTTCTTTGCACGCAAGGTGAACCTGAGTTGAGGCCATTAATGTCCAAAGTGGTGTCGATGCTAACAAGCAGTACAGAGATTTTGACTCAGCCCACTCGGCCGGCTTTTATTGACGACAACTCCACATCAAACGGACTCGATTCAGCTGATGTTGGGTGGATGGTTGCTTCAACGGTAGCATCATCGCGAGCCACCGTATCCATCTCTCTCGAAGCACGCTAA